The Pseudomonas multiresinivorans DNA window CGTCGCCACCCAGAGCGACAACGGCCTGATGGTGCCGGTGCTGCGCAACGCCGAATCCCGCGACCTGTGGGGCAACTCCGCGGAAGTCGCGCGCCTCGCCGAAGCCGCGCGCCACGGCAAGGCCAGCCGCGAGGAACTGTCCGGCTCGACCATCACCCTGAGCAGCCTCGGCGCGCTCGGAGGGATCGTCAGCACGCCGGTGATCAACTACCCGGAAGTGGCCATCGTCGGCGTCAACCGCATGGTCGAGCGCCCCATGGTGATCAATGGGCAGATCATCGTGCGCAAGATGATGAACCTGTCCTCGTCCTTCGATCACCGGGTGGTCGACGGCATGGACGCGGCAGCCTTTATTCAGGCCGTGCGCGCCCTGCTCGAACATCCCGCCACCCTGTTCATCGACTGATGAGTGGAGCCAGAGACGTGAAACAGAACCAGACTCTCGAAACCACCCTGCTGGTGATCGGTGGCGGCCCCGGCGGCTACGTCGCGGCGATCCGCGCCGGCCAGCTGGGCATCCGCACCGTGCTGGTGGAAGGCGCCTCACTCGGTGGCACCTGCCTGAACATCGGCTGCATCCCGTCCAAGGCGCTGATCCACGCCGCCGAGGAATACCTCAAGGCCCGCGAGTTTGCCGGCAAGTCGCCGCTGGGCATCAGCGTGCAGGCGCCGAGCATCGACATCCAGCGCACCGTGGAATGGAAGGACGGCATCGTCGACCGCCTGACCACCGGCGTCGCCGCGCTGCTGAAGAAGCACGGCGTCACCGTGGTCAACGGCTGGGCCAGGATCGTCGACGGCAAGACCGTGGAAGTCGACCTCAGCGAAGGCGGCACCCAGCACATCCACACCGAACACCTGCTGCTGGCGGCCGGTTCGAAATCCGTCGAGCTGCCCTTCCTGCCGGTAGGCGGCAACGTGATTTCCTCCACCGAAGCCCTGGCGCCCAAGGCCTTGCCCAAGCGCCTGGCGGTGGTTGGTGGCGGCTACATCGGCCTGGAACTGGGCACTGCCTACCGTAAGCTGGGCGTCGAGGTCACGGTGGTGGAGGCGCAGCCGCGCATCCTGCCGACCTATGACGAGGAACTGACCAAGCCGGTGGCCAATGCCCTGCGCAAGCTCGGCATCGAGCTGTACCTGGGCCACAGCGTGATGGGCCTGGAGCCGGACGGCAAGGGCCTGCGCGTGCAGGACGGCGCCGGTTCGCAGCGGGTGATCGAGACCGACCAGGTGCTGGTCGCCGTCGGCCGCCACCCCAATACCGCCGGCTGGAACCTCGACACCCTGCGTCTGGACATGAACGGCCGCGCGGTGCGCATCGACGACCAGTGCCGCACCTCCATGCGTGACGTCTGGGCGATCGGTGATATCGCCGGCGAGCCCATGCTGGCCCACCGCGCCATGGCCCAGGGCGAGATGGTCGCCGAGATCATTGCCGGCAAGCGCCGCGCCTTCACCCCCACGGCGATCCCGGCGGTGTGCTTCACCGATCCGGAAGTGGTGGTGGTCGGCCTGTCGCCCGAGCAGGCCCAGGCCGCTGGCTACGAGGTGCTGACGGCGAACTTCCCGTTCGCCGCCAACGGCCGCGCCATGACTCTGGAATCCAGCGATGGCTTCGTCCGCGTGGTGGCGCGCAAGGACAACCACCTGATCCTCGGCTGGCAGGCGGTAGGCAAGGCGGTCTCGGAGCTGTCCACGGCCTTCGTGCAGTCCCTGGAAATGGGCGCCTGCCTGGAAGACATCGCCGGTACCATCCACGCCCACCCAACCCTTGGCGAAGCAGTGCAGGAAGCTGCACTGCGCGCGCTGGGGCATGCCTTGCACGTCTGAAGCCGCGCTCTCCAACGGGCTTCCCCCTCCTGACCCGCCGATTGGCGGGTCTTTTTTTGCGG harbors:
- the lpdA gene encoding dihydrolipoyl dehydrogenase: MSGARDVKQNQTLETTLLVIGGGPGGYVAAIRAGQLGIRTVLVEGASLGGTCLNIGCIPSKALIHAAEEYLKAREFAGKSPLGISVQAPSIDIQRTVEWKDGIVDRLTTGVAALLKKHGVTVVNGWARIVDGKTVEVDLSEGGTQHIHTEHLLLAAGSKSVELPFLPVGGNVISSTEALAPKALPKRLAVVGGGYIGLELGTAYRKLGVEVTVVEAQPRILPTYDEELTKPVANALRKLGIELYLGHSVMGLEPDGKGLRVQDGAGSQRVIETDQVLVAVGRHPNTAGWNLDTLRLDMNGRAVRIDDQCRTSMRDVWAIGDIAGEPMLAHRAMAQGEMVAEIIAGKRRAFTPTAIPAVCFTDPEVVVVGLSPEQAQAAGYEVLTANFPFAANGRAMTLESSDGFVRVVARKDNHLILGWQAVGKAVSELSTAFVQSLEMGACLEDIAGTIHAHPTLGEAVQEAALRALGHALHV